Proteins encoded within one genomic window of Deltaproteobacteria bacterium:
- a CDS encoding creatininase family protein gives MRLSDITMKEFEAGLKKTKTLVVPYGTVEAHGTHLPLSTDTFVIEAVLKEVEGRVDAFIAPVIHYGVCTSTGPHPGTVTITPATLRALTTDILDDAYAKGLRNFILISGHGGGMHAAAMKEAAEAVVMKYKAVKAAAVCVYDILPKDARKIAETENDSHAGEIETSLILHLLPKLVKGRSKEEYPAFVKPYIVRDKLRQWPGAVWGNPAKADAKKGKKIFDMMVDASIDLIRGVERLR, from the coding sequence ATGAGACTTTCCGATATAACGATGAAGGAGTTCGAGGCAGGCCTTAAAAAGACCAAGACACTTGTCGTGCCTTATGGCACTGTCGAGGCCCACGGAACGCACCTGCCTTTGTCAACAGATACGTTCGTCATAGAGGCCGTGCTTAAGGAAGTTGAGGGGCGCGTCGACGCCTTTATCGCTCCTGTCATACATTACGGCGTTTGCACCTCTACCGGGCCGCACCCGGGCACGGTGACCATAACGCCGGCGACACTTCGCGCCCTCACAACCGACATACTCGATGACGCGTACGCAAAAGGGCTTAGGAACTTTATCCTCATATCCGGCCACGGCGGCGGCATGCACGCGGCGGCAATGAAGGAGGCTGCAGAGGCCGTTGTCATGAAATACAAGGCAGTCAAGGCAGCGGCAGTGTGCGTTTACGATATACTTCCAAAGGATGCGCGTAAAATCGCAGAGACGGAGAACGATTCGCACGCAGGGGAGATAGAGACGTCCCTTATACTGCACCTTCTTCCCAAGCTCGTAAAGGGCCGTTCAAAAGAAGAGTATCCGGCCTTTGTCAAGCCTTACATAGTAAGGGATAAGCTTCGCCAGTGGCCCGGAGCGGTGTGGGGCAACCCGGCAAAGGCCGACGCTAAAAAAGGAAAAAAGATATTCGATATGATGGTGGATGCTTCGATAGACCTGATACGCGGGGTAGAGCGGCTCAGGTAA
- a CDS encoding energy-coupling factor ABC transporter ATP-binding protein yields the protein MHRKELYSIERVSYSYGGFQALNDIELKFYEGECTAVLGANGSGKSTLLKLLDALIHPTKGVIKFYGEPMKKGFNSTGFRERVGFVFHEADSQLFCPTVYEEIAFGPRQLKLLKEEIEGRVEDTLKMLGLGHLRDRAPYTLSSGEKKKVAIASVLSSGPEVLILDEPTNGLDPRTQVWLVELLAALCSSGKTIIMATHDLSLAADFSARVVILDEAHRIAADGDPKGILTNKTLLLDCNLIHEHAHRHGDVVHTHSHGPFAVHDEHD from the coding sequence ATGCACAGAAAAGAACTATACTCCATCGAGCGCGTAAGCTACAGCTACGGCGGCTTTCAGGCGCTAAACGACATCGAGCTCAAGTTCTACGAGGGCGAGTGCACTGCCGTGCTCGGCGCCAACGGCTCCGGGAAATCAACGCTTCTTAAGCTTCTTGACGCGCTTATCCACCCGACAAAGGGCGTTATAAAGTTCTACGGCGAGCCCATGAAAAAGGGCTTTAACTCAACGGGCTTTAGAGAGCGCGTTGGGTTCGTGTTCCACGAGGCCGACTCTCAGCTCTTTTGCCCCACCGTGTACGAGGAGATAGCATTCGGGCCGCGCCAGCTTAAGCTTCTTAAAGAGGAGATAGAGGGACGCGTCGAGGACACGCTTAAGATGCTCGGGCTCGGGCACCTTAGAGACCGCGCCCCGTATACCTTAAGCAGCGGCGAGAAAAAGAAGGTTGCCATAGCCTCGGTGCTTTCTTCCGGCCCCGAGGTCCTTATACTCGACGAGCCCACAAACGGCCTTGACCCGAGAACGCAGGTCTGGCTTGTCGAACTTCTCGCAGCGCTTTGCAGCTCCGGTAAGACCATCATCATGGCAACGCACGATTTGAGCCTTGCCGCTGATTTTTCCGCGCGTGTCGTTATTCTGGACGAGGCGCACCGGATAGCAGCGGACGGGGACCCAAAAGGCATACTCACCAACAAGACGCTTCTTCTCGATTGTAACCTCATCCACGAGCACGCGCACCGCCACGGCGACGTCGTGCACACGCACAGCCACGGCCCGTTTGCCGTCCACGACGAGCACGATTAA
- the cbiQ gene encoding cobalt ECF transporter T component CbiQ — MIVPGWLTGKRPSYERGKRLGAGVVEANLKAAAAFLRSVFGAHSFAVRLGLLQRVDARAKIAGLAAVTAAAGVVNEFEPLLAFLWLAVFLAWMSSLTLRAVARRVVVPALFTFIVALPVAFSFFTPGAELYSVAFYPQELVVTVDGALILSKLVLRVFVMASFVALLLLTTKEEELFEGFGALPLPALFTSALFMAFRYVFVVARFMEDFSMARKARVVSRKGFRGAAGWAGFGAALLFERSFATAEEVSMAMRARGFGGSLITPEPPKLAFKDYFFVFAAFFLFFISFTL; from the coding sequence ATGATAGTGCCGGGCTGGCTTACCGGAAAACGGCCGTCTTACGAACGCGGCAAAAGGCTTGGGGCCGGAGTGGTCGAGGCCAACCTTAAGGCCGCAGCCGCTTTTTTGCGCTCTGTATTCGGCGCGCATTCCTTTGCCGTACGGCTCGGGCTTCTTCAGCGCGTGGACGCGAGGGCAAAGATAGCGGGGCTTGCTGCAGTTACGGCAGCCGCAGGCGTTGTAAACGAGTTTGAGCCGCTGCTGGCCTTTTTGTGGCTTGCGGTGTTCCTTGCGTGGATGTCATCGCTTACGCTTCGCGCTGTTGCCAGGAGAGTAGTCGTGCCGGCGCTTTTTACGTTCATCGTCGCGCTTCCTGTGGCGTTCTCGTTTTTTACGCCCGGAGCAGAGCTCTACTCCGTGGCGTTTTATCCGCAAGAACTTGTCGTAACCGTTGACGGCGCGCTGATTTTATCGAAGCTTGTTTTGAGGGTTTTTGTCATGGCCTCGTTCGTTGCGCTTCTTCTGTTGACCACAAAAGAGGAGGAACTTTTCGAAGGTTTTGGCGCGCTGCCGCTGCCCGCGCTATTTACATCGGCTCTTTTCATGGCTTTTCGCTACGTGTTCGTGGTAGCGAGGTTTATGGAGGATTTCAGCATGGCAAGAAAGGCGCGCGTTGTCAGCCGCAAAGGATTTAGGGGTGCCGCAGGGTGGGCCGGTTTTGGGGCAGCGCTTCTTTTCGAGAGGTCGTTTGCCACGGCAGAAGAGGTCTCGATGGCCATGAGGGCGAGGGGTTTTGGCGGCTCCCTGATAACGCCTGAGCCGCCAAAACTCGCCTTCAAGGATTATTTTTTCGTATTTGCGGCTTTTTTTCTTTTCTTTATCTCGTTTACGTTATAG
- the cbiM gene encoding cobalt transporter CbiM — MHIPDGYLSPATCGAFYAAMLPAWYMAFRKPRKDGEDAFLKAPLVALGAAFSFVIMMFNFPLPGATSAHVAGTAILAIMLGPWPAVAAVSIALLLQAVVFADGGITTYGVNAFNIALVMAVISAHVFGLLSGGRGSVRMSAIAAFIAAYLASSVSAFLTAMELGVQPILSVSDAGVPLYAPYPLKVTLTAVMAPHLLIVAPAEGLMTALVVALLMKKGTFVDITDALMVKRNRLVSAIIVLAVFTPLGLIAKDAAWGEWSIAEIEARLGYVPEGIRRWGEFWSGVIPDYTVSGSMPVVEYIASAVFGSMAIVLLMYVVERFRRKR; from the coding sequence ATGCACATACCGGACGGATATCTTAGCCCCGCTACCTGCGGCGCGTTCTACGCGGCAATGCTGCCTGCCTGGTACATGGCCTTTAGAAAACCGCGTAAAGATGGCGAAGACGCCTTTCTCAAGGCCCCGCTGGTTGCCCTTGGCGCAGCGTTCTCATTTGTCATAATGATGTTTAATTTTCCTCTTCCCGGCGCCACGAGCGCGCACGTGGCAGGCACGGCCATACTGGCCATAATGCTCGGGCCATGGCCGGCCGTTGCCGCAGTGAGCATCGCCCTTCTTCTTCAGGCCGTCGTATTCGCCGACGGCGGCATCACCACATACGGCGTAAACGCCTTCAACATCGCTCTTGTGATGGCCGTTATCTCGGCGCACGTGTTCGGGCTTTTATCGGGAGGCAGGGGAAGCGTTAGAATGAGCGCAATCGCGGCCTTTATTGCCGCGTACCTGGCATCTTCTGTCTCGGCGTTCCTTACGGCAATGGAGCTTGGCGTGCAGCCAATCCTTTCGGTCTCGGATGCCGGGGTTCCGCTCTACGCGCCCTACCCCTTGAAGGTTACGCTTACGGCCGTGATGGCGCCGCATCTTTTAATCGTCGCTCCTGCCGAGGGGCTCATGACCGCGCTCGTAGTTGCCCTGCTTATGAAGAAGGGGACGTTTGTTGATATTACGGATGCGCTCATGGTAAAAAGGAATCGGCTGGTATCGGCAATTATAGTGCTTGCGGTATTTACCCCGCTCGGGCTCATTGCAAAGGACGCGGCATGGGGCGAGTGGAGTATTGCCGAAATTGAAGCAAGGCTTGGGTACGTGCCCGAAGGCATACGGCGCTGGGGCGAGTTTTGGAGCGGCGTTATCCCGGATTATACTGTTTCCGGCTCGATGCCGGTGGTTGAGTACATAGCCTCTGCGGTGTTTGGCAGCATGGCGATAGTGCTTCTTATGTATGTTGTTGAAAGGTTCAGGAGAAAAAGATGA
- a CDS encoding sigma-70 family RNA polymerase sigma factor yields MGHYNYASDEERENDDSTTQAIPDALLSYFRHVRKYPLLSADEESMLAVRAKKGDKEARERMILSNLRLVIGIARRYANKGLSVQDLIEEGNIGLIRAVEKFDPSLKFRFSTYATYWIRQAVDRALMNQALVVRMPVHVHGEINKISRTRAEFSAKTNREPSKEELSKLLAIGRDYIEKLESVNVRQSSVDAELSGDDDRTLLDKMADDAALDPEAEVSRAVSGKRLREWIGKLEGNEREVITLRFGFGTEPLTLDDIGKKFGVTRERIRQIEGRAIRKLKTMLFDSNVLSLEHI; encoded by the coding sequence ATGGGACACTACAATTACGCAAGCGATGAAGAACGCGAAAACGACGATTCGACCACTCAAGCGATACCGGATGCCCTGCTCTCTTACTTCAGGCACGTAAGAAAGTACCCGCTTCTCAGTGCGGATGAGGAATCGATGCTCGCAGTCAGGGCGAAGAAGGGCGATAAAGAGGCGCGCGAGCGGATGATACTCTCGAACTTAAGGCTCGTTATCGGCATAGCCAGGCGCTACGCCAACAAGGGCCTTAGCGTGCAGGACCTCATAGAAGAGGGCAACATAGGGCTTATAAGGGCCGTTGAGAAGTTCGACCCGTCCCTCAAGTTTCGTTTCTCGACCTACGCGACGTACTGGATACGGCAGGCGGTAGACAGGGCGCTTATGAACCAGGCCCTTGTCGTTAGAATGCCGGTGCACGTGCACGGAGAGATAAACAAGATAAGCAGGACAAGGGCTGAATTCTCGGCAAAGACAAACAGGGAGCCGTCTAAGGAAGAGCTCTCAAAGCTTCTTGCCATAGGGCGCGATTATATAGAGAAGTTAGAGAGCGTGAACGTCAGGCAAAGCTCGGTGGATGCAGAGCTCTCGGGCGATGACGACAGAACGCTTCTTGATAAGATGGCAGACGACGCAGCGCTCGACCCCGAGGCCGAGGTAAGCAGAGCGGTAAGCGGCAAGAGGCTAAGGGAGTGGATAGGGAAGCTCGAAGGTAACGAAAGGGAAGTGATAACGCTGCGCTTTGGCTTTGGCACAGAGCCCCTTACCCTCGACGATATAGGTAAAAAATTCGGCGTAACAAGGGAGCGTATCCGCCAGATAGAGGGCAGGGCCATAAGGAAGCTAAAGACCATGCTTTTCGATAGTAACGTGCTCTCGCTCGAACATATATAG
- a CDS encoding peroxiredoxin, whose product MSEARVQGKAPEFAAQAVHADGTMKELKLTDFKGKYTVLFFYPLDFTFVCPTELIALSDRIKEFKDKGAEVVGISVDSHFSHNAWRNTARNQGGIGEVAFPLVADLDKSIARNYGVLLEKPGIALRGVFILDKDQTIKHITINDLPLGRNVDEILRIIDAIQFVEKHGEVCPADWKKGADGMKPDEKGLKKYASSKY is encoded by the coding sequence ATGTCAGAGGCAAGAGTGCAGGGCAAGGCTCCTGAGTTCGCGGCGCAGGCGGTTCACGCAGACGGAACGATGAAGGAATTAAAGCTTACGGATTTTAAGGGCAAGTACACGGTGCTGTTCTTTTATCCGCTCGATTTCACCTTCGTGTGCCCGACCGAGCTTATCGCGCTTAGCGACAGGATCAAGGAATTCAAGGACAAAGGCGCAGAGGTAGTTGGCATCTCTGTAGACAGCCACTTCTCGCATAATGCGTGGAGAAATACCGCGCGTAATCAGGGCGGCATCGGAGAAGTCGCCTTCCCGCTCGTTGCCGATCTTGATAAAAGCATTGCCAGAAACTACGGCGTGCTTCTTGAGAAGCCGGGCATCGCTCTAAGGGGTGTTTTCATACTCGACAAGGACCAGACCATAAAGCATATAACCATAAACGACCTTCCGCTTGGAAGGAACGTGGACGAGATACTGAGAATCATAGACGCCATCCAGTTCGTTGAGAAGCACGGCGAGGTCTGCCCTGCCGATTGGAAAAAGGGCGCTGACGGCATGAAGCCAGATGAGAAGGGGCTTAAGAAGTACGCTTCTTCGAAGTATTAG
- a CDS encoding cytochrome-c peroxidase — protein sequence MMKNILLAVAVTAFAFFGAEDVLAKDAVKGHFKPLTDGIAENAADKSNGAREELGKMLFMDPRLSKSGFLSCNSCHNISTGGVDNLSTSIGHGWQIGPRNAPTVFNAALNGTQFWDGRAKDVEEQAGGPILNPGEMGSNEALVLERLGSIDQYKKLFRKAFPDDAEPLNYKNVARAIAAFERTLITPSRFDAYLKGKDGALSKAEKNGLKLFVDKGCVACHNGVNVGGAKFTSFDYGSDEGRFSVTKKEADKKSFRVASLRNAELTYPYFHDGSVWTLEEAVKIMGKKQLNKDLTDEETADIVAFIKALTGEHPVVRMPALPPSVASTPRPEVR from the coding sequence ATGATGAAGAATATATTACTTGCAGTAGCGGTTACGGCGTTTGCTTTCTTTGGCGCAGAGGACGTTTTGGCAAAGGACGCGGTGAAGGGGCACTTTAAGCCTCTTACCGACGGCATTGCCGAGAATGCGGCCGATAAGTCAAACGGCGCAAGGGAGGAACTGGGGAAGATGCTCTTCATGGATCCTAGGCTATCGAAGAGCGGCTTTCTAAGCTGCAATTCCTGCCATAACATCTCAACCGGCGGCGTAGATAACCTTTCGACCTCCATAGGCCACGGCTGGCAGATAGGGCCAAGGAACGCTCCTACGGTATTTAACGCGGCCCTAAACGGAACGCAGTTCTGGGACGGCAGGGCAAAGGACGTAGAAGAGCAGGCAGGCGGGCCGATACTTAACCCGGGAGAGATGGGTTCGAACGAGGCCCTTGTGCTTGAGAGGCTTGGCTCCATCGACCAGTACAAAAAACTTTTCAGGAAGGCGTTTCCGGATGACGCCGAGCCGCTTAATTATAAGAACGTCGCGCGCGCAATAGCCGCGTTCGAGAGAACCCTTATAACCCCTTCGCGCTTTGACGCGTATCTTAAGGGCAAGGACGGCGCTCTCTCGAAGGCCGAGAAGAACGGGCTTAAGCTCTTTGTCGATAAAGGTTGTGTGGCATGCCACAACGGAGTTAATGTCGGCGGAGCAAAGTTTACTTCTTTCGACTACGGCAGCGACGAGGGCCGCTTTAGCGTTACAAAGAAAGAGGCAGATAAGAAGAGTTTCAGGGTCGCGTCCCTTCGTAACGCAGAACTTACGTACCCGTACTTCCACGACGGCAGCGTATGGACGCTTGAAGAGGCCGTAAAGATAATGGGCAAGAAGCAGCTTAATAAGGACCTTACAGACGAGGAGACGGCGGATATCGTAGCCTTCATAAAGGCGCTTACAGGCGAGCATCCGGTAGTCAGGATGCCGGCCCTTCCGCCTTCGGTTGCTTCAACGCCGAGGCCCGAGGTCAGGTAG
- a CDS encoding transcriptional repressor, with protein MKIDIGRYRGLGIKMTPQRIAILEFLEGNLKHPTADDIFKAIKKKYPSVSFATVYNTVEALKTKGLLCEVNIDRDRRHYETRCEPHNHVICTSCGRIMDVDADFSNALKVNEDELMGFKVSSRQVNFFGVCASCMEKNKKRGGI; from the coding sequence ATGAAGATAGACATAGGTAGATACCGCGGTCTTGGCATAAAGATGACCCCGCAGCGCATTGCGATACTCGAGTTCCTCGAGGGCAACCTTAAGCATCCGACTGCGGACGATATATTCAAGGCCATAAAGAAAAAGTACCCAAGCGTTTCGTTTGCAACCGTTTATAACACTGTCGAGGCCCTCAAGACAAAGGGGCTTTTATGCGAGGTCAATATCGACAGAGACAGGCGCCACTACGAGACCAGGTGCGAGCCGCATAACCATGTCATCTGCACCTCATGCGGCAGGATAATGGACGTTGACGCCGATTTCTCAAATGCCCTTAAGGTGAACGAAGACGAACTCATGGGGTTCAAGGTTTCTTCAAGGCAGGTCAATTTTTTCGGAGTTTGCGCATCTTGCATGGAGAAAAACAAAAAAAGGGGAGGGATATGA
- a CDS encoding methylated-DNA--[protein]-cysteine S-methyltransferase, with amino-acid sequence MAVKRTIKASDGSVSDSVSIADTPVGSVSVVVKDGFVVEVSIGGAQGCFAADAQHEARKAALALKRYFSGEREKFSSLRLKPAGSAFEKAVWKEISRIPYGHVTTYGDIARSLGNAGAARAVGSACGKNPIPIIIPCHRVVAKGSIGGYSGGLSIKKALMKIEGLGSALSGKGPFKKNTCARKLSPQRSQRARQRAARSGARSSARI; translated from the coding sequence ATGGCAGTCAAACGCACGATAAAGGCTTCGGACGGCTCAGTGTCGGATTCCGTAAGCATTGCCGATACGCCAGTTGGCAGCGTCAGCGTTGTTGTAAAAGACGGCTTTGTTGTAGAGGTCTCGATTGGAGGAGCGCAGGGGTGTTTTGCCGCCGATGCTCAACATGAGGCCAGGAAGGCGGCTTTGGCGCTTAAAAGATATTTTTCAGGAGAGCGCGAGAAGTTCTCTTCCTTAAGGCTAAAGCCCGCTGGCAGCGCCTTTGAAAAGGCGGTTTGGAAAGAGATATCTCGAATCCCTTACGGTCATGTAACGACCTACGGCGACATAGCGCGCTCTCTTGGTAACGCTGGTGCGGCGCGCGCAGTGGGTTCTGCCTGCGGCAAAAACCCGATACCCATAATAATACCGTGCCACAGGGTCGTTGCAAAGGGTTCGATTGGGGGATATTCAGGAGGGCTTTCGATAAAAAAGGCCCTCATGAAGATAGAGGGCCTGGGTAGCGCGCTGTCAGGGAAAGGACCCTTTAAAAAGAATACCTGTGCGCGAAAACTATCCCCGCAGCGCTCGCAACGAGCGAGACAAAGAGCAGCACGTAGTGGAGCGCGTTCATCCGCGAGAATATAG